One Benincasa hispida cultivar B227 chromosome 5, ASM972705v1, whole genome shotgun sequence genomic window carries:
- the LOC120078540 gene encoding acetylserotonin O-methyltransferase-like produces the protein MDENGSKESNKLKIEEEESDLKVEVWKYIFGFVEMAVIKCAIELKIGDTIESNGGSMTLSELSSSLNSSPLLLHRVLRFLVHRGIFKEEKATQSYSQTPMSRLLTTTGPNSLAPIHLLESSPAMVAPWHYLSACLKANDHENESQPFELAHGMDLWSYASANPSHNKLVNEAMACFARVVILPAVLQRCGEIFDGVGSLVDVGGGNGTCLSILVKACPWIKGINFDLPHVVSGSQEYEGVQHVGGNMFDSIPKADAAFIMEVLHDWDDEECIKILKNVKEAIPKKTGKVIIVEVVIDENEKISQLSDIRLMMDMIMMAHTIKGKERTNVEWANVLQKAGFSHYTITPTTSIQSVIQAFP, from the exons ATGGATGAAAATGGTAGCAAGGAGTCCAATAAATTGaagatagaagaagaagagagtgaTTTGAAAGTAGAAGTATGGAAATACATATTTGGTTTCGTTGAAATGGCAGTAATAAAATGTGCGATTGAGCTCAAAATAGGAGACACCATTGAAAGCAATGGAGGTTCCATGACACTCTCCGAGCTATCTTCTTCTTTAAACTCTTCTCCTTTGCTTCTACACCGAGTCTTGCGGTTCCTTGTTCATCGAGGCattttcaaagaagaaaaagccacACAAAGCTACTCTCAAACGCCCATGTCTCGGCTGCTCACAACCACTGGACCAAATAGCTTGGCTCCCATACATCTCTTAGAGAGCAGCCCTGCGATGGTTGCACCATGGCACTACTTGAGTGCATGTCTTAAAGCCAATGATCATGAGAATGAGAGCCAGCCTTTTGAGTTGGCTCATGGGATGGACCTGTGGAGTTATGCTTCAGCCAATCCATCGCACAACAAGTTGGTGAATGAGGCCATGGCTTGCTTTGCTAGGGTGGTCATTTTGCCTGCAGTGCTTCAAAG GTGTGGGGAGATTTTTGATGGAGTTGGAAGTTTGGTTGATGTTGGAGGAGGAAATGGGACATGTTTGAGTATTTTAGTGAAGGCTTGTCCTTGGATTAAAGGCATTAATTTTGATCTTCCTCATGTTGTGTCTGGTTCACAAGAGTATGAAGGTGTTCAACATGTTGGTGGCAATATGTTTGATTCTATCCCTAAGGCTGATGCTGCTTTCATCATG GAGGTTCTACATGATTGGGATGATGAAGAAtgcataaaaattttgaaaaatgtcaaAGAGGCCATTCCTAAAAAGACGGGAAAAGTGATAATTGTTGAAGTGGtgattgatgaaaatgaaaaaattagcCAATTATCAGATATAAGGTTAATGATGGATATGATAATGATGGCTCATACCATTAAGGGTAAAGAAAGAACAAATGTGGAATGGGCCAATGTTCTTCAAAAGGCTGGTTTTAGTCACTATACAATCACTCCTACTACAAGCATCCAATCTGTTATTCAAGCTTTTCCTTGA